The Raphanus sativus cultivar WK10039 chromosome 2, ASM80110v3, whole genome shotgun sequence DNA segment AACTTTTGAATAGAAACATTTAATGAAATTGACAATGAGCTATGCAATTGTTTTGATTGGCTCTATGATCATCACAAATCCTATAATGCTCTAACATTAACCACaataaagaagaagacaatACAATATTTGGTTACAAGCTGATGAATGGTTCTAACAAGGTTTGCCAATTTGGCAACTAAGAACACCTACTGATGGATGTGTGGTCTTGAGAAGTGAAGCTGGTCGAGCTACCATACTAGACATTTTGGTATAGCTAGGAGAATCTTCGTTCCCTGATGGTGTAAAGAAAGCACCGTTTAGCATTTCATCTCCTTCTGATTTCCAATTCCATTCCTTCCATTCATCGTCTCCATCTATACTCTCTCGCTTTGTCACCTGCGTACATAGGAATAGGCATTTCGGTGTAGATTAGTCTAGTCcaatttggtttagtttatctCGGTAATACACATATCTGTTTATGAGTTTGGTTTGATTGAGGGTCAGGGAAGatttaataaacaaagaaaggtTGCAACATCTAAAATTATAGTTAATCatgaataaaatttgtatatataaagcTTAAAACGCTCTTATTGTTGTGGTAGACATTTCAAGAACGTACCTCCTTTGTGAACTGATTATCCGAAGCTATAAACACATTCCCTTGACTAAAAATGGTTGGATTAGCACTTCCACCAATTGCATACATCTCCCACTCTCTATAAATATTATTCACAATGTGAAAATATCCATGCCTGCACCTACACACATGCCAGTAATAAATACAATGTAAACGCACATATTGATTTTACGTTTATCTACATATTACAAGTTGTATGTTACCTGGGCATTCGCTGGACAAGTCCTTCACCAAAATAATTAAACGCGATCGAAACCCTCATGTCTCGATCACCGTCAAACTCATCACTGTGACCCAAAAGCATGACTTCATTATGATTCAACATGTAGTTATTCGAAATCGTTATATCCGTCGACCCACTCACCGCATCGATAAGCCCATCGTGACACTTCTCTAACGTACAATGATCAATCCAAACATCTCGTGACTCGAATATCgagatcccatctccatcagAATACCCTCCCAAGGACCGTTTCGCCGGAACGCAATGGTGGATATAAATATTGTGTATGATTACGTTACTTACTTGATACAAAGCTAAACACGGTCCATAAGCTATCTGCACGTTATTTCCTCTGCCGTCTATGGTTTTGTATGAGGTCACTTGAATGTCTTCTTTTAGTGTTATTACCATGTCTCTATCGAATATGATCCATAGAGGTTGGTCTTGTGTTGCGGCGTAACGTAATGTACCTGGAGATGGGTTTAGAGGATCCTCGTCTCCTGAATCTGTTACGGTGTAGAACTCCCCGGCTCTACCGCCTATTGAGTCGCGTCCGAATCCAACCGCGCAGTCCGCGAGGCTTTTGCGGTTGGAGTTCCACTTCTGGTCGCATCTCCAGCAGTCGTCGATTGGATTTCCAGTGGCTGAGCAAGAAGCTGTTGAGTTTGATGTCTCTGATGTAGACCATTGACTTGCGGTTGGTGGTTTAGGAAACGCAGACGCAAACGCGGAAGAAGTTGTTAAGAGAAACAAGAAAATTGTACATACAATAgacattattattttcttgtctTAACAAAAGGTTTAAGTAAACTAGATCATTTCACTATGAACAAGTGCTAAAATTATTCGGTATATATATGCAAGAGGCATTAAAATAAATACGGAGGTAATTATATTAGGTGAAAATTGAAAGACTTGGGTCCAACAAGACATTACGCCGTTTTATATTGGTGggtttcatattaaaaatcagtgttatagaacaaaaacaaaacaataacaGAGGCTATTTAATTGCTAGTTTGTGTAGACATGAAAAACAATGTTTGTTTGTTACTTCACTTCATAGTGACAGAACTACGTGCCCTTTGAAAGGTCTTTAACACGTCGTGTAGTTTACTTACACAGCACCGTTTTTGTTGCCTATCAACTTACGTGGAGCGTTTTGTTCCATTATTTAAGAACTGCGTGCCATTACGAAGGTAGAAAGACGACACACTGTTCATTATAACGAGTGGCAAACAGCGTGGAGTAGTTCATTATCCTCTCTTCTTTTGAGCAAAACCAAAACTCTTTCGTTTGTCCAACTTCACGTCATAAAGTACGTGCGTTCTGCAGAAACAGCACCGTTTCCATCGCTTAAGGACTGCGTGCCATTACAAAGACTGAAAGACAACACACTGTATAAGCTCACACTTCTTAAACAGCGTGGAGTTTAGTTTATTATCTTCTCACCATTTGAGCAAAACCAAAACTCTGTTTCGTATTGTGTGAAGTGAAAACAGACACAGAGCAATGGCAATATCTCATCTTGTCTCTCCATTACCATCTCTCGCCTTCTTCCAAACCGGAAACTTAACCGGGCGTTCTTTTTCTCTCCCTCTAAACCCCAACCCCCAATTCTCAAAATCTAGACTTTCAAGGGAAAGAGCCGCCACACTCGTCCTCCGATCCAAGGGAGACGACTCCGTCGACGCATCAGATCGGATAATCTCAGCCGTCTGTTACTTCTACCCGTTCTTCGATGGGATCAAGTACGGTAAATTCATCATCACGCAATACCAACCATTCCAGATCCTCATCCAACCTCTGTTTCCCGCCATCAAGGCCTTCAAGAGCTTCCCTTTCAATGGCTTCCTCATCTTCATCGCTCTCTACTTCGTCGTCGTGAGGAACTCTAACTTCAGCAGGTACGTTAGGTTCAACACGATGCAGGCGATTGTGCTCGACGTGCTGTTGATATTCCCGGATTTGCTTGAGAGGAGCTTTAATCCTAGAGATGGGTTTGGTTTGGATGTGGTGATGAGTTTGGACAGCACAGTGTTCCTCTTCTTGCTTGTCTGTTTGATCTATGGATTCTCTGCTTGCTTGTTTGGTCTGACCCCGAGGTTGCCCATTGTTGCTGATGCTGCCGATAGGCAAGTCCTTTGATTCATGAAAAACTACAACAAATAATATATCTGTATGTACACGTGTGCTGCTGTGACTGCACTTTCTCTGTATTGGATCAGTTTATTGTAATCATCAAAACATAATGTAACTTTTTGATCCATTGAAAAGGGTTTTTGcaaagagagggagagatatCATATAACAATTTTCATatcttaatttgattatttaccCTCATCACATATCTGAAAAAGCAATATGGTGAGGGATGATCAGTTCtgtaccaaaagaaaaaaaatacacagCCAATGGCTACTGTAGGTTTACACATCTGCACTCATCTGCCTAATAAAAGGAACAAAGTTGTTCCAGTTCTCGACCCTAAAGATCTTCTCGTTCAATctgaaaaatgtaaaagacCTAACAGTTTCCCCATTCGGTTGCACACAGTTCTCTCTTATTTGCCTTAGTCCCATCTGTTGCAGGAATCACCATATATAAACGGTTTATAACCACCACTTTTTGCTTTGACCTCATCGTATAAGATTATATTGTGCAAATCTCTCACCTGATCAAATCTTTCGCTTGTGTTTCTACCAGTCACTTGTATTGTCCTTTTCTTCGAAACATCGTGTATCTAGCAGAAAAAAATGGACAGTGATCATGTTGTTTAGGAATACTTGATTGTCCAATGAGAAAAAAAACAGCGTTGCAGCACAGTAAGAAACAGAGACTAGACCATTTTCATGAGTGTGTGTGTCGTCAATCACAGTAAAACAGTGAGCATAAACTTCTAAATATAAGTTAATCACAGCCAGTCTAAATATAAGTAACATAAACTTTTCATATGAACAGTATTGAGTTTTAGATCGAAACATTCGGAAAGAAAGTACATTACTTGTCTAAGCAATCCTTCAGGGCTGCAAAGATACTTCTCAGGTGTTTCACAGTCCGCCATATCCAAACAACTAGAATAGATATGAAAGATTCATTTCGTTAGCACACCCAACCCATGCAGCTTCTATAAAAATATGGTACACAGCAAAAAagaacttcaaaaaaaaaggctCTTACGGGATATGCAGAGCAGCACCATGGCGAGACAAGACAGAAGCAACAGGATCATAACCATCCCTGAGTGCGGTATTGTAGTAACCTGCAGTTAGTTCAGCGGGGTGTGAAGATGTCTTATACCACCAATAGATCCCACCAATTTTCGCAACCAACATTACAGAGCTTTTCTCCTCTTCCTGACGTCTCCGCAAAACATCGGCTGCTTTTGCGAGAATAGCATCAGCATGACAAATCAACTTCCCACTGTACCATTCCTAAAACGAAAAGCAGTTCACTGTGTTATTTATAATCCAAGTTACTAGCCATTTTGTGCTCAAGATCATAATAATGTGGATACGTAAAAgcagttttatatgatatacGAGAACATACTAGAAAGAAACGGCCATAGTCAGAGAGAAAACTATCATGCCCCTCCTCAAAGAAAGGAACCCCAAATGGAAAGCTATTATAGCAGCCCGCATTTGGAGGATCTCTGCTTCCCCATTGAGGTTTGCCTTCTTGAGACGCCACTGTCATCAAGTCTTCCATCCTAAATCCAAGCAAATATACCTCACAAATCTGTAAACGTGATTCGCAGGAAAGTTTacaattttgaatttaaaaataagtaCTCACATGTACTTGTCATGGCATTGGAATTCACCGATACCAGGGAACTTCCATCTCCCATCTCCAGAAGGATGTGCAGGATATCTGGATGAGGAAAATACAGTGTAAGATAAATCCATTGTAGCTTTAATGATTGGTAATCGGAAGTGTACCTAAGCTCCCCGGAAGGACCAAGACCGACGCCTATTTCTTCAATCAAGTTTCCAAAATACGGTTCAAATTTTGTAGAGAAACTGAGCATAAAATCTTCGTAGCACTGGACGGCGGTTCGACCACCAAACAAAGGAAGTTGATCGACTCCAAGCGTCAGATAGTCATTATTAGAGAATCCGTTTTTATCTCGATAGTATATATCCTTATTGACGTCTCCAATCTGGTAAGAAAAAATGTATTAACAAAAAGCAGCTGAGTGAAGCTAATTACTGAAGCAACAAGTAGCCGCCACACAACTACCTATGTGTACAACTTACAAACCTCTCGGATCCATAGTGGAAGACTGATGCCTCCTTTACCACCAAACAAGTGAATATTCGAATGAAAACAAAGAGAAACGTGTAACTTCAACCCCGCCTCAGAAACCAGCCTGAAGAGCTCTTCGTAGAGAGACCAATTAAACTCGAGAGGACGTAAACGCTCAACGATCCCCCACCAAACCTCGACAGCGACTCCATGAACACCAGCTAACTTGAGTGCCTTGAGAGAAACTGTTAAAGCCTTGAGCCTGAAACGATAAACACTCAAAAGTTGTTATTGAAATGGTAATCACATACTAATATATAGTAAGATAATTAATGATACATTTGGAATACCTTTTAATGATTGGGGAGCCAGAAGCATCGATTCCAAATGTATCAATGGGCATCATCACGTAAACAGGGACTTTCTTGTGCTTTGATGATACCAACACAAACGATCGTGACTTCTCTCGTGCATCCATGCTGTAATCATATTCAATCAACAACAACCAAATAGTCTCAATTGATTCAACGAAAGAAACGAAAGCGATGATAACCTGAAGATTCGGCTGTTCCCGGGGACGGAGCTCCGTTTCGTGATCAAACGACCGCGTTTGAACGAAGGGACATAAGAGACGTTTCGGAAGAAGAAGTTGCGATTCCGCCTCGTTCTCTGCTCCTCGAGGAAGCACGATTTCGCAGAGAATCCTCCGGGATGGAAGAGGTTGTTACCGCCGGAAACTCCGCGGCAGCCACAGCCGATTCCTCCAGCCTCCGCCATTTTCGTGTGTTtttctcttctccttccttCTCGTCGGaggaagatattttttttttctgatggGTTGAGATGCGGAGGAAAAGAGACGGAGATGGAGTACCTGAAACgcaatttttttatttcctttttttaaaaataatcaaagaagGTTATTTAAACTTTGTAATTCATCTTTTTGGCACCctcttcttttgctttttgCTGCTTTCCTTTTCTAGATTTGGCCCATATGTTTTAATGTTTCAGTAATTGACCCCTTTAGTTTTTTTACTTTCACTTTTATACTCCACTATAGTTGAGTGAAAATAAGTATAGCTGATTCTTGTATGAAATAAATCAGTGTAACTACCATAGTTTGTTAAGAATTTTAGTTTAATCAATGCTTGATATAGCATGATTTATTTTTCAAACTCGTGAAACAAATGAATGTTTTTTGTACAATGTGTAACCTAAgatattaaaatgtaaatcCTATTATGCATTtgataacaaatatataaaatacgaGGACTTGAGTAGCATATACTCAAAACTATTGTACTTTAGATGGCAAAAGTATTAAATATCCACACTGGAATA contains these protein-coding regions:
- the LOC108843559 gene encoding protein TIC 20-v, chloroplastic, giving the protein MAISHLVSPLPSLAFFQTGNLTGRSFSLPLNPNPQFSKSRLSRERAATLVLRSKGDDSVDASDRIISAVCYFYPFFDGIKYGKFIITQYQPFQILIQPLFPAIKAFKSFPFNGFLIFIALYFVVVRNSNFSRYVRFNTMQAIVLDVLLIFPDLLERSFNPRDGFGLDVVMSLDSTVFLFLLVCLIYGFSACLFGLTPRLPIVADAADRQVL
- the LOC108840347 gene encoding putative pectate lyase 21; the encoded protein is MSIVCTIFLFLLTTSSAFASAFPKPPTASQWSTSETSNSTASCSATGNPIDDCWRCDQKWNSNRKSLADCAVGFGRDSIGGRAGEFYTVTDSGDEDPLNPSPGTLRYAATQDQPLWIIFDRDMVITLKEDIQVTSYKTIDGRGNNVQIAYGPCLALYQVSNVIIHNIYIHHCVPAKRSLGGYSDGDGISIFESRDVWIDHCTLEKCHDGLIDAVSGSTDITISNNYMLNHNEVMLLGHSDEFDGDRDMRVSIAFNYFGEGLVQRMPRCRHGYFHIVNNIYREWEMYAIGGSANPTIFSQGNVFIASDNQFTKEVTKRESIDGDDEWKEWNWKSEGDEMLNGAFFTPSGNEDSPSYTKMSSMVARPASLLKTTHPSVGVLSCQIGKPC
- the LOC108843558 gene encoding inactive beta-amylase 4, chloroplastic, coding for MAEAGGIGCGCRGVSGGNNLFHPGGFSAKSCFLEEQRTRRNRNFFFRNVSYVPSFKRGRLITKRSSVPGNSRIFSMDAREKSRSFVLVSSKHKKVPVYVMMPIDTFGIDASGSPIIKRLKALTVSLKALKLAGVHGVAVEVWWGIVERLRPLEFNWSLYEELFRLVSEAGLKLHVSLCFHSNIHLFGGKGGISLPLWIREIGDVNKDIYYRDKNGFSNNDYLTLGVDQLPLFGGRTAVQCYEDFMLSFSTKFEPYFGNLIEEIGVGLGPSGELRYPAHPSGDGRWKFPGIGEFQCHDKYMMEDLMTVASQEGKPQWGSRDPPNAGCYNSFPFGVPFFEEGHDSFLSDYGRFFLEWYSGKLICHADAILAKAADVLRRRQEEEKSSVMLVAKIGGIYWWYKTSSHPAELTAGYYNTALRDGYDPVASVLSRHGAALHIPCLDMADCETPEKYLCSPEGLLRQIHDVSKKRTIQVTGRNTSERFDQMGLRQIRENCVQPNGETVRSFTFFRLNEKIFRVENWNNFVPFIRQMSADV